The genomic segment ATGCCATTTGagttcttcagctccagaatttctgtttggtgaggttcttcttttgtttgttgattcTATTCCTTAGCTCATTGAACTGCCTTACTGAGTTTTTTTCATAActgcaatcttgaattctctTGTCATCTAAATCAGTCTTCTATGTCTTCGAGTTTAGTTTCTGGAGACTTTCTTTCTGACCTTCCTTGTTACCTTGGTTATTCATGGTGCTTGATGGATTGTGTATCTGCCTGGGCACCTGGTGTAGTGAACTCTTCTTTTTCAGGTAACTGCAGATTCTGGTCTTTCTTTTGTATTCCAGCAGATGGTGCTATAGTGcaagtttttgtttcattttacctGCTCTGCCAGCATCTCTGGGATCTCCCTAGGGCAGTGTTGCCTCAATTGTGGAAAATACCCCATATTTCCCAAGGAGGTTGGTGTCCCTTGTGTCCGGGTTACCTCGTTCTCAGAGTACCACCCCTGTAGTGGGATGTGGCAGACAGTGGGGCTCCAGGCCTGTGAGTTCCTAGTGCCGCCTTTTTGTAACGGGAGGCTGCCAGCCATGCTGTGCTATCTTAGGTGTCTCCATACCTGGTTCCACGAGGATGGGTGAGTGAGTTGGGGGCGTGGAGGGGGCGGTCTACAAGTCTGCAGCTTTGCCTTCTTGCTAGTAATGGTGGCCACCAATATGCTGTTGCCACAACACCGCTGTGCTGTGTCGCAGCCCAGTTTAGGTGCAGTTGGAGCCTGCTGGATTTTAGGTGCCGTTGGATTCCTGAGACAGGAATATTGCAGGTTGAGCTGCAGTAGTGCTCTACCCTCAGGCTAGAATGTTGCTTCTGCCCCCTGCTGTTGTGGAGAGGTGCAGCCTGACTCCTTCCTTCCATTGCGTCAGCTGGGGCCGTGGTGGGCACCAGACTGCAACTGCAGCCccatctctccttccctgtcctgcctccccagctTGCTGCAGTGCCACCTTCGGAGGGCTCCATGTGCAGGTCTCAGCTGTGTTTGTGTGTTGAATTATAGTTGTCTGACTTGTAACTACAATGCAGgtatcactctttttttttttttttagcctatAGGTGTCAAGCTGCTCCAGCACCTTTATCTTTCCTCTATTGAATTAACTTTTGTATCTTTGTCAAAAAGTCATTTGGGCATATTTGTGTCCATTTCTGAATTGTACATTCTGTTCTATTGGAGATTCTCTCCATCAGTACCACACTGTCCCGATTACTGCAGCTGTCCACAGGCAGACCTCATGTTACTGCACGTCCCCTTCCTGGCTTCACAGGTGTAGCGCGGGTTACAAATGGAAAGCAAGGCCCTCCaacagcaaaaagattacaactcactttacTGCAGTGGTTTGCAACCGAACCTGCAGTATCTCCAAGATATGCTTGTAATGAGTTTTGAAATCCAGTAGACTCCttcctcccactttattctttttcaaaattaattgagCTActataagtttaaaaataatcttaccTGGCTCTACAAAAAATCTCACTGGAATTTCAGCAGGAACAGCATTAAATCTGTTtatcagtttggggagaattgatATCTCTGTTATGTTGCACCTTCCGGTCCGTGAATTTGGTAAGTCTCCATTTGTTTAAAACCCTGTTTGACTTACCTCATCAGTGCTTGTAGTTTTCAACATACAAGTCCGtatatgttttgttagatttacacctaagcattttcatttcagaagcaattgtaaatggtacTACTTTAATTGTGGTGTTCACATGGTCCTTGCTAATGATGTAGAAATaggtttttgtatgtttatttacaCCCTAAACTCTCATAATCTAGGTGGTTTTTTGTAGATACCTTAGGATCCTACATAGATAGATGTCGCCTGCACGACAATGCTGATACCTGGGTCCCAACCCAGGAACTTGGATCGAGTTGTCTGGATATTAGGACTTTAAACAGTTTCCCTTGTGACTCTGATAAGCAGCgaaggctgagaaccactgctctttGAGCCTGTCAGCAAGCAAAGATTCCTTGAGCGCGAGGGCCAAGTACCCTGACTGCCCCCTGGGCACTAGGGGACACTCTTGCTGACAGGCGGCATGGTTAACCAGCATGCACTTGGCTGCTGAGGAAGACAAGGCCCTGCGCGTAATGGCCTGGTCCCTTCCAACCCAGAACATGCAAGTAGACTGTGATCGATAACCAACCAGTTTTAATACTGAACACAAAATACTGATGCGTATAAAAAGGTACTTTGTCACTTAAGTAACCCCATTTTCTAGATGGGGAGTTGTCTTCTCCATGGGCCAGAGTACCTGTTTCTCCCATGGCCCCAGCGTCTGGGTGCATGCTGGCTCTGTCCACAGTGCAGCAGCTGCCCGTGGGAAGGGAAGACATGGGGCTGTAGTCAGCTTTTTCACACAATAAGAATAGGCTTGTTCTTGGCCTGAGAAGGCCCCCAATGTTAGGTAAAAATAACTGCTGTAGAATGGGTGTCTGTCCAGTGCTTACGTATGTGAGGGAGGCTAGATATTCATCCTGCAGCCCGTCCCTCGGCCTACAGCTCTCAGTTTAGGGCTGAGGTCTGTGAGGTTCCCTCTCTGGCATTTAAGGACCCAGCCCTGCCAGGAGCACGTCTGCACCAGCACAACTTGAAGTATGAAGGACAGTGAAAGAGGAGGAGCCTCTAGGAGAGCCTGCGCCAAGCCGGGTCGTAAATGTACCCCAGCTAGCAGCTGGGGGACAGGAGCCGGTGAGTTCCTCCGCCCCCCTTCACAGTGGAGCTCAGCCCCTCCGTGTCCTGCTTCTGCGGTTGCAGAAGGCAAATAGCCCCAGGGTTCAGGCAAGAGCTCAAGCACTAGTACCAGGGTGGCGTTAGTGCCTGAGGCAAAGTAGGGTTAGGGGCCACTGCCCCAAAAGATGAGTGGGCCACAGGCAACCCCAGCACCCCAGTCACTACCAGGAGAGCTCCTGGCTGGCCACGTAGAGAGCAGTGGGCAGGGGGTTCTCTAACGTATGGTTCCAGCTCTTTCGTCTTAGGGTTTCTGTGGAAACCAGGTTGGTACTGAATTTGTGCTGCGGGGCCTCAGACCTGCTGGGCAGCCCCCTCCAGACCCAACACCAAAGTCCCTAAGACCAAAGTGGTCTAGAGCCACTCCCAACACCATCAGGGTTTTGCTGGCAGGAGTAGAGTCCCTGAGAAAGCCCTGCCCAAGGGCACTGGCCAGTTGCAGAAATGCCTGCCGTCTCTGGCCTGGATGGCAGCTGCTGGCCATGCCAAAGTCACCACCTGGCAGGAAATGCCCTGGTGGAGGTTGAGACATAAGCAGTCGCCTAGATGGAGGCTCACTGGACACGGGAAGACCAGCACCAACCCTGGGGTGCCTGAGGTGTAGGACACTTTAGCTTTTGCTCCATCCTCTCTGCTGTCCCTTGTCTGGGCCCACCTTGCTTTCTTCCTGCTCACCTAGGGCTCTACTCCAGTTCTTCCTAGCTTGTGCCCCGGCAGGGAGCAGGTCATCCCTGAGATGCGAAGCCAGGGAGGCTGTTTCATCCACCTGCCCGGCCTGGACTCTGAGTTGCTTCTGTCCTGACAGGGCTGCCCTGGAGGCCTGAGGACTCAGGAGTGAGGTCAGAACCACAGACAGGTGTGAGGATAGGAGAAGGGGATGGAATGGTGGCTGTGAGGGGCCCTGCAGGTCTGCTGTCGTCAGCATCGTGTGCGGGGATGCCCCACGTGGGCCTGCAGAGCCTCGCGGATGCCTCGTTGCCAGTCTCGGGCCAGCTGCACTGGGGTCACCGAAGCCTGAGAACAAGGTTGCTGGGTCAGTCCTTTCAGGTGCTCGGCCCAGCCACCCTCCTGGGTCCGTGGCCAGGTCTGGGGCCTGCTGGGACTCACCTGGTTCTGCACGCCCAGCTGGGCCCCATAGAGCAGCAGCACCTTCATGGCTCTGTAGTGGCCGTGCCGCACAGCCTCGTGTAAAGCTGTGTCCCCTTCCTGCCAAGAAAGGAAGTGTTGGTGCTCCGCCTCCTGGGAGCCCGCCCACGCTTGCCCCggctccctcttcttcccccacaggcgtGCATCTCCTGAAGTCTAAGGGTCTCCATGACACATGCAACCAGGGCAGCAATGGGAGCAGCAGCTCATCGCAGGCTGACCCCTGACCCCGccccaaggccccttttctctgacttcccagtgagctaaggcagccccaCTTAGGCATTCTCCTGTTGCTTCTATCCTAAGCCTGCCCTGGTTTCACTgtgcccagatttttttttttttttttttaaaggggggatGTCATCCTCTTAACCTCCCCAGCCATGGGAAGGGTTGGGATGACAGGTGCTGTCCCTGAGCTCAGGTGCCCTCAGTCACTGTCCCCCACTGGAGCTGCCTCAAGTAAGTGCCAACCTTGTCCTGTGCGTCAATGTGGGCTCCACATGCGATGAGGTGCTCCAGGCACTCGCAGTGCCCTGTGCGCACAGCCACGTGCAGGGGGGTGCTCCAGATCTAAGGGTGTGAGTGAGAATGTGTCCAAAGGGCTGTGTCTCCTCCAGGAACAAACTCTGTCCCGTGACTGCTCACCTGCTCCTAACAGGCCGCCCCACTGTGGTTGCCCTCACCTTGTCCTGGGCATTGACCTGGGCTCCATGGTTAAGCAGCTGTTTCAGGATGTCCAGGTGTCCTCCGCGGCAGGCCCAGAACACAGGCGTCCTGTCCAGCTGCAGAACAAAAGCACTGACACTCTGACACGCTGTGTGCCAGGTAGAGCCTCTGCCTGGAGAATGGGGCCTTCCCTGATGCTCACCAAGTCGCGAGTGTCCACTGTGGCCCCTGCCTCCAACAGCTTGTGCACAAGCTGGCTGTGACCCTTCAGGCAGGCCCAGTGCAAGGCTGTGCGGTGGAGCTGGAGGGTGGAGACGGGGCAGGGGTTACTATGTTTTACAGTGTACagtgcgcacccatgtttttggccttCACTTTCaggtaaaaaattttaattttttttaaagcttttatttttagagaggggaagggaaagagaaagagggagagtaacatcaatatgtggttgcccctGCAGCGCCCCCACTGAGgatccagcccacaacccaggcatgtgttctaaATCGAACCAGCAGTCCCCTGGCTCACCCCAGGAGCGCCCCAGGCCatagctcaatccactgagccacatcagccacggCTAATTTTTTAATCACTTATTTTGATATACTTGTTTttggtattataaaggaattttaacatttattttttgaacatgttatggtacaagaaattttatataactacaaaacacaaaaacagatacaaggtattcgAGGTgatctttccctcaaaaatgtgggcaaaaaagtgtgcattatatatggcaaaatacggtaagtaGATGGAACATGGGCACCACTAGAGGTCCCACCTCTAATCCCGTCCGAATTGGTGCCCTGAACAGAGCTGCCTGCTCCCGAATCATGCAAAGGGCCCCTTCCTCTGGCTCGGAGGCACGAGGGGTTTATGTCCCATAAAACAGGAAAGCACCCCAAAGACCCCTGCAGCTGCTGAGCTGCTCTCCAGTTCACTCCACCCTCACTACCTTGTCATGGGCATCAGGGTCCCCTCCGTCTGTCAGGTACTTGTCAATCAGGGCTTCCTGGTTCTCAGCAGCTGCCTTCAGGAACATCTCCAGGCCCACAGGCTCCAGCTGGACCTGGGGCTGTGGCTGGAAAAATTAAGGACAAGAGCAAATCCACAAATGGTGGGCCTCAGGGATGTCACCATTTCCCTAGTTACACCAGGTGGTCCCCACAGAGACACTGTCAGCTTGTACAAataataggttttttaaaaaccccaGGAGATTCTGGGTTATGGTGAGTTATGGGTTCACTTGTGTCCCccaagttcatatgttgaagtcctgacctccagaacctcagaatgtgaccttatttggaaacagggtcactGCAGCTGTAAAGATGTCATACTGGAGcagagtgggccctaatccagtgtaactggtgtccttacaaaaaaGGGACATTTGGAATCAGAGACATGCACCTGGGGAGAGCGCCATGCGAGCATGAGACAGAGATTGGGGTGATGTGTCCACAAGCAAAGGAACACCAAGCTTTGCCACCAGCCCTAGGAACTTGGACAGGCCTGGACAGACTCCCTCACAGCCCCGAAAGGAGCCCATCTTGCTGACACCAGGACCGCAGGCTTGCAACCTCCAGAACTGTTGAAGCCCCAGTGGCCCCGGCAACTGAACACAGGGTGGGGGGCTCCAGAATGGCTGTCCAGCTCATCAGTTGCTGCTGTGCAGGTGTGGCTACAGTGTCCACTCTTCCCCgagccccccacca from the Desmodus rotundus isolate HL8 chromosome 5, HLdesRot8A.1, whole genome shotgun sequence genome contains:
- the ANKRD23 gene encoding ankyrin repeat domain-containing protein 23, which gives rise to MDIVSVRQLVSGEREERKVLGRGHEVPDPGVWPSNWRLGPHDAVAQERQKLGEEKRRRLERFKSSRLNLENLADLENLVQRRREKRLKRRVPPRAPESVVKPQPQVQLEPVGLEMFLKAAAENQEALIDKYLTDGGDPDAHDKLHRTALHWACLKGHSQLVHKLLEAGATVDTRDLLDRTPVFWACRGGHLDILKQLLNHGAQVNAQDKIWSTPLHVAVRTGHCECLEHLIACGAHIDAQDKEGDTALHEAVRHGHYRAMKVLLLYGAQLGVQNQASVTPVQLARDWQRGIREALQAHVGHPRTRC